One Cellulosimicrobium protaetiae genomic region harbors:
- a CDS encoding peroxidase family protein codes for MEAQQHTAAPGAGTVAETVVDDVAPDAVDQASTPIGRTVRSVGHGSAVAPDGPATDAVVDPAESNAPLLPAAEAAVARDHALHRYDSTTAFDYLFPELAESFPAFHLPVDDGATASTVEALKALGASMVARPVVPQGQPPRDLNSNVPAVYTYWGQFIDHDITLNTNGPDTTSGRDGDQALGDVDADPFQVFAPRVVVRSLHNGRHPALNLDSLYGSGPVFEGEPGLGSTRSEASYVPGSAKLRLGRISTEALVIPGGPSFSLVEPGGDAQRDLPRDAQGAPLVPDGRNDENLVVAQFHLAMIRFHNAVVDWVDEFDPWTRHTGGERGVFERASQLVRWHYQWLVVNDYLRTLTKPGVLDATLLRDTSFFRPRYPVSMPLEFAVAAFRFGHSMIRDTYDYNVNFTGPPPRNASLVQLFEFTGNGGSLRPGPAGNPALPSNWPIEWARFVDKGDPSPFRAAEKIDTFLAPSLGDLVKEGALPPEPPAHTQAQLVASALQRQLAQRNLLRGYMLALPTGEAVATSLGVTPLTPAQLEDRAGEDVKQALATLRDGDHGGTPLWYYVLKEAELQGDGSFLGEVGSRVLAETFVYLLRQDDTSYVRASNHWTPAQGVHFEDGSLVLTLPDLLRFAGVLPDAAGRFRADGTAGHDGAP; via the coding sequence ATGGAGGCTCAGCAGCACACGGCGGCACCCGGCGCCGGGACCGTCGCCGAGACGGTGGTCGACGACGTCGCTCCCGACGCGGTCGACCAGGCGTCCACCCCGATCGGACGGACGGTCCGCAGCGTCGGCCACGGATCGGCCGTCGCGCCCGACGGGCCCGCCACCGACGCGGTCGTGGACCCCGCGGAGTCGAACGCCCCGCTCCTGCCCGCGGCCGAGGCCGCGGTCGCCCGGGACCACGCACTGCACCGCTACGACTCCACGACCGCGTTCGACTACCTGTTCCCGGAGCTCGCGGAGAGCTTCCCCGCGTTCCACCTGCCGGTGGACGACGGCGCGACCGCGAGCACCGTGGAGGCCCTGAAGGCGCTCGGGGCCTCGATGGTGGCCCGGCCGGTCGTGCCGCAGGGACAGCCCCCGCGCGACCTCAACTCGAACGTCCCGGCGGTGTACACGTACTGGGGCCAGTTCATCGACCACGACATCACGCTCAACACGAACGGCCCGGACACCACGTCCGGCCGCGACGGGGACCAGGCGCTCGGCGACGTCGACGCCGATCCGTTCCAGGTGTTCGCACCACGGGTCGTGGTGCGCTCGCTCCACAACGGGCGCCACCCCGCGCTCAACCTCGACTCGCTGTACGGCAGCGGGCCCGTGTTCGAGGGGGAGCCGGGCCTCGGGTCCACGCGCAGCGAGGCGTCCTACGTCCCGGGGTCCGCCAAGCTCCGCCTCGGGCGCATCTCGACCGAGGCGCTCGTGATCCCGGGAGGCCCGTCGTTCTCCCTCGTCGAGCCAGGCGGCGACGCGCAGCGCGACCTGCCGCGCGACGCGCAGGGCGCGCCGCTCGTCCCGGACGGGCGCAACGACGAGAACCTCGTCGTGGCCCAGTTCCACCTCGCGATGATCCGGTTCCACAACGCCGTCGTGGACTGGGTGGACGAGTTCGATCCGTGGACGCGCCACACCGGCGGGGAACGCGGTGTCTTCGAGCGTGCGAGCCAGCTCGTGCGCTGGCACTACCAGTGGCTCGTGGTCAACGACTACCTGCGTACGCTCACCAAGCCGGGCGTCCTGGACGCGACGCTCCTGCGCGACACGTCGTTCTTCCGGCCCCGCTACCCGGTCTCGATGCCGCTCGAGTTCGCCGTCGCGGCGTTCCGGTTCGGCCACTCGATGATCCGGGACACGTACGACTACAACGTCAACTTCACCGGCCCGCCGCCCCGGAACGCGAGCCTCGTCCAGCTCTTCGAGTTCACGGGGAACGGCGGCAGCCTGCGCCCCGGGCCGGCGGGCAATCCCGCGCTGCCGTCGAACTGGCCGATCGAGTGGGCCCGGTTCGTCGACAAGGGCGATCCCTCGCCGTTCCGGGCCGCGGAGAAGATCGACACCTTCCTCGCGCCGAGCCTCGGCGACCTGGTCAAGGAGGGTGCGCTGCCGCCCGAGCCGCCCGCGCACACGCAGGCTCAGCTCGTCGCCAGCGCGCTGCAGAGGCAGCTCGCGCAACGCAACCTGCTGCGCGGGTACATGCTCGCGCTGCCCACCGGCGAGGCCGTCGCGACGTCTCTCGGCGTCACGCCGCTCACCCCGGCCCAGCTCGAGGACCGCGCCGGGGAGGACGTGAAGCAGGCGCTCGCGACCCTGCGGGACGGCGACCACGGCGGCACCCCGCTGTGGTACTACGTCCTCAAGGAGGCCGAGCTTCAGGGCGACGGGAGCTTCCTGGGCGAGGTCGGCAGCCGCGTGCTCGCCGAGACGTTCGTCTACCTGCTCCGCCAGGACGACACGTCCTACGTCCGGGCGAGCAACCACTGGACGCCCGCGCAGGGGGTGCACTTCGAGGACGGCTCGCTCGTCCTCACGCTCCCGGACCTGCTCCGGTTCGCCGGGGTGCTGCCGGACGCGGCGGGGCGGTTCCGCGCCGACGGGACGGCGGGGCACGACGGCGCCCCCTGA
- a CDS encoding response regulator: protein MTGPSVDVVLADDHPVVRTGLRAVLEAEPDVRVVAEVGSAEELLARLRAGLRADVVLLDLQFGPGRLGGVDAVREIVATDGPAVLVVTTYDADADILAAVEAGARGYLLKDAPTHELVAAVRAAAAGEVALGPAVQRRLLGRLRSPGTALTARELEVLALVAEGRTNDEIARELFLSRATVKTHLVHVYDKLGAPSRTAAVAEARRRGLLRG, encoded by the coding sequence ATGACCGGTCCGAGCGTCGACGTCGTGCTCGCGGACGACCACCCGGTCGTGCGCACGGGCCTGCGCGCGGTGCTCGAGGCCGAGCCGGACGTGCGCGTCGTCGCCGAGGTCGGCTCGGCCGAGGAGCTCCTCGCGCGCCTTCGCGCCGGGCTGCGCGCCGACGTCGTGCTGCTCGACCTGCAGTTCGGCCCGGGTCGGCTCGGGGGTGTCGACGCGGTCCGGGAGATCGTCGCGACCGACGGCCCGGCCGTGCTCGTCGTGACGACGTACGACGCCGACGCCGACATCCTCGCGGCGGTCGAGGCGGGCGCGCGCGGCTACCTCCTCAAGGACGCCCCGACGCACGAGCTCGTGGCCGCCGTGCGTGCCGCCGCTGCGGGCGAGGTCGCGCTCGGCCCCGCGGTCCAGCGACGGCTCCTCGGCCGCCTGCGCAGCCCCGGCACGGCGCTCACCGCGCGCGAGCTCGAGGTGCTCGCGCTCGTCGCCGAGGGACGCACCAACGACGAGATCGCCCGCGAGCTGTTCCTGTCCCGCGCGACCGTGAAGACCCACCTCGTCCACGTCTACGACAAGCTCGGCGCGCCCTCGCGCACGGCCGCGGTCGCCGAGGCGCGGCGCCGCGGCCTCCTGCGCGGGTGA
- a CDS encoding sensor histidine kinase, which yields MTPAAPPTPVAVPGGHGARVVPAATRWLRRGLDVLLVGLLALSLAVALTSGTVRAVVALGVGAALLALYVLGRRRLPLPDDVRAPRGAWWPAGAWVTGLVVLWVALCLVSVTAVWVAFPLMFVAMHVLGPRRGPVAVAAVVLLVVAVMWAATESVAVPFVLGPAIGGAVAVVVVLALEAVVRESQERQRTLDELVRTRDELATSERERAVAGERERLAREIHDTLAQGFSSAELLLRAARTALDAGDVGTARGYVEQTREVARHNLAEARRVVRALAPADLASSNLVDALRRVAARTSGRATGAGPEVVVQVSGDPVPLPTDVETALLRVAQSALANVERHADASRAAVTLSFLAGAAPGEEAVALDVVDDGRGFDPDGLAEPAEDGPGGTVGGFGLVAMRARLAELGGTLSVESAPGAGTAVAAWVPLARAEDEEGR from the coding sequence GTGACCCCGGCCGCGCCCCCGACCCCTGTCGCCGTGCCCGGCGGGCACGGCGCACGCGTCGTGCCGGCGGCCACCCGGTGGCTGCGGCGGGGCCTCGACGTCCTCCTCGTCGGCCTGCTCGCGCTCTCCCTCGCCGTCGCCCTGACCAGCGGCACGGTGCGCGCCGTCGTCGCCCTCGGGGTGGGTGCCGCGCTGCTCGCGCTCTACGTCCTGGGCCGACGCCGCCTGCCGCTCCCGGACGACGTGCGGGCGCCCCGCGGCGCGTGGTGGCCCGCGGGTGCGTGGGTGACCGGGCTCGTCGTGCTGTGGGTCGCGCTGTGCCTGGTCTCCGTCACGGCGGTGTGGGTCGCGTTCCCCCTGATGTTCGTCGCGATGCACGTGCTCGGTCCGCGCCGCGGCCCGGTCGCGGTCGCCGCGGTCGTGCTCCTCGTGGTCGCGGTCATGTGGGCCGCCACGGAGAGCGTCGCGGTGCCGTTCGTGCTCGGCCCCGCGATCGGCGGGGCGGTCGCGGTCGTCGTCGTGCTCGCGCTCGAGGCGGTCGTGCGCGAGTCGCAGGAGCGCCAGCGGACCCTGGACGAGCTCGTCCGCACGCGCGACGAGCTCGCCACGTCCGAGCGTGAGCGGGCGGTCGCGGGCGAGCGCGAACGCCTCGCGCGCGAGATCCACGACACGCTCGCCCAGGGGTTCTCCTCGGCCGAGCTGCTCCTGCGCGCCGCCCGGACCGCGCTCGACGCCGGCGATGTCGGCACCGCGCGCGGGTACGTCGAGCAGACGCGGGAGGTCGCGCGGCACAACCTCGCCGAGGCACGCCGCGTCGTGCGCGCGCTGGCGCCCGCCGACCTCGCGTCGTCGAACCTCGTCGACGCGCTGCGCCGGGTCGCGGCCCGCACCTCGGGGCGCGCCACCGGCGCCGGCCCGGAGGTCGTCGTGCAGGTGAGCGGCGACCCCGTGCCGCTGCCGACGGACGTCGAGACCGCGCTGCTGCGCGTCGCCCAGTCCGCGCTCGCCAACGTCGAGCGGCACGCGGACGCGTCGCGCGCCGCGGTCACGCTGAGCTTTCTGGCGGGCGCGGCGCCGGGGGAGGAGGCGGTGGCCCTGGACGTGGTCGACGACGGTCGCGGCTTCGACCCGGACGGTCTCGCCGAGCCGGCCGAGGACGGGCCGGGCGGGACCGTGGGTGGGTTCGGTCTCGTGGCCATGCGCGCGCGGCTCGCGGAGCTCGGCGGCACGCTGTCCGTGGAGTCCGCGCCGGGCGCGGGCACGGCGGTCGCTGCCTGGGTGCCGCTCGCGCGCGCCGAGGACGAGGAGGGGCGATGA
- a CDS encoding ABC transporter permease → MFLALRDLRHARGRFALMIAVVALITFLVAFLAALTAGLGRASTSAVTGLPVDRVAFSPPAEGASPTFTESEVTAAQQEAWTDLPGVRAAEPLGVATVRASGESTAAVTAFGVRPGSGLVPGAGGGDADVSAGTVVLSRGAADALGADVGDRVGAGPLDLRVAAVADVEADFAHTPVVWVSLDDWQAVGARGGTAAGDAQEGPTATVVALRFGDDPPSADALVATDAEVGTVTATPREARSAISSFTAENLSLTLMQVFLLAISALVVGAFFTVWTIQRAGDVAVLRALGASTRYLLRDAIGQAGVVLAVGVGLGTALATGAGLLAARVMPVVVDLSTTLAPAVVLVALGGIGAVLAVTRVARVDPHAALAAR, encoded by the coding sequence GTGTTCCTCGCCCTGCGCGACCTGCGCCACGCCCGTGGTCGCTTCGCGCTCATGATCGCGGTCGTCGCGCTCATCACGTTCCTCGTCGCGTTCCTCGCGGCCCTCACCGCCGGCCTCGGCCGCGCGAGCACGTCCGCCGTGACCGGCCTGCCCGTGGACCGGGTCGCGTTCTCGCCCCCGGCCGAGGGCGCCTCGCCGACCTTCACCGAGTCCGAGGTCACCGCCGCGCAGCAGGAGGCCTGGACCGACCTCCCCGGCGTGCGGGCCGCGGAGCCGCTCGGCGTCGCGACCGTGCGCGCGTCCGGCGAGAGCACCGCCGCCGTCACCGCGTTCGGCGTCCGACCGGGATCGGGCCTGGTGCCGGGGGCGGGTGGCGGGGACGCCGACGTCTCCGCCGGGACGGTCGTGCTCTCGCGCGGCGCCGCCGACGCCCTGGGCGCGGACGTCGGCGACCGGGTCGGCGCCGGCCCGCTCGACCTGCGCGTCGCCGCGGTCGCGGACGTCGAGGCCGACTTCGCCCACACGCCCGTCGTGTGGGTCTCCCTCGACGACTGGCAGGCGGTCGGCGCGCGCGGCGGCACCGCTGCGGGCGACGCGCAGGAGGGCCCGACCGCGACCGTCGTCGCGCTCCGGTTCGGCGACGACCCGCCGTCGGCGGACGCGCTCGTCGCGACCGACGCGGAGGTCGGGACGGTCACCGCGACGCCGCGCGAGGCGCGCTCGGCCATCTCCTCGTTCACCGCCGAGAACCTCTCGCTGACGCTCATGCAGGTGTTCCTCCTCGCCATCTCCGCGCTCGTCGTCGGCGCCTTCTTCACCGTCTGGACCATCCAGCGCGCGGGCGACGTCGCCGTGCTGCGCGCGCTCGGTGCCTCGACGCGCTACCTCCTGCGCGACGCGATCGGGCAGGCGGGCGTCGTGCTCGCCGTCGGCGTCGGGCTGGGCACGGCGCTCGCGACCGGGGCGGGGCTGCTCGCCGCGCGAGTCATGCCCGTCGTCGTCGACCTCTCGACCACGCTCGCCCCCGCCGTCGTGCTCGTCGCGCTCGGCGGGATCGGGGCGGTGCTCGCGGTGACGCGTGTCGCGCGCGTGGACCCGCACGCCGCCCTCGCCGCGCGCTGA
- the rpsO gene encoding 30S ribosomal protein S15 gives MPLDTATKQRIMTEYATSEGDTGSPEVQVALLTQRIKDLTEHLKEHKHDHHSRRGLLLLVGQRRRLLGYLQKVDINRYRSLIERLGLRR, from the coding sequence GTGCCGCTCGACACTGCCACGAAGCAGCGCATCATGACCGAGTACGCGACGAGCGAGGGCGACACCGGTTCGCCCGAGGTCCAGGTCGCGCTCCTCACGCAGCGCATCAAGGACCTCACCGAGCACCTCAAGGAGCACAAGCACGACCACCACAGCCGTCGTGGTCTGCTCCTCCTCGTCGGCCAGCGCCGTCGCCTGCTCGGCTACCTGCAGAAGGTCGACATCAACCGCTACCGCAGCCTCATCGAGCGCCTCGGTCTGCGTCGCTGA
- a CDS encoding polyribonucleotide nucleotidyltransferase, with product MEGPEIQFAEATIDNGRFGTRTVRFETGRLARQAAGSVAAYLDDETMLLSATTAGKHPKDQFDFFPLTVDVEERMYAAGRIPGSFFRREGRPSTDAILACRLIDRPLRPLFVKGLRNEVQVVITVLALHPDDAYDTLAINAASASTQISGLPFSGPVGAVRIALVDGQWVAFPKYSDKERAVFDMVVAGRVVGDDVAIAMIEAEATDGAWGLVKDEGVGAPTEEVVAEGIEAAKPFIKALCDAQSALAAQAAKPVKEYPVFLDYQDDAFAAVEAEVSTDLRAALAIADKQDRENRLDEIKNEMVGKLQAGFDGREKELSAAYRSLQKKLVRQRVLTEGVRIDGRGLADIRTLSAEVEVLPRVHGSALFERGETQIMGVTTLNMLRMEQQIDSLGPETRKRYMHNYNFPPYSTGETGRVGSPKRREIGHGALAERALVPVLPSREEFPYAIRQVSEALGSNGSTSMGSVCASTLSLLNAGVPLRAPVAGIAMGLISDTVDGETRYAALTDILGAEDAFGDMDFKVAGTREFVTAIQLDTKLDGIPASVLAGALTQARDARLTILDVLAEAIDVPDEMSPNAPRVISVKVPVDKIGEVIGPKGKMINQIQEETGADISIEDDGTVYIGATDGPSAEAARAAINAIANPHVPEIGERFVGTVVKTTSFGAFISLSPGKDGLLHISQIRKLVGGKRVENVEDVLSIGQKVQVEIGEIDPRGKLSLHAVVEEEAPADAPATEGADA from the coding sequence GTGGAGGGTCCCGAGATCCAGTTCGCCGAGGCCACGATCGACAACGGTCGCTTCGGCACCCGCACCGTCCGGTTCGAGACCGGGCGCCTCGCCCGTCAGGCCGCCGGCTCCGTCGCCGCGTACCTCGACGACGAGACCATGCTCCTGTCGGCCACCACGGCCGGCAAGCACCCCAAGGACCAGTTCGACTTCTTCCCGCTGACGGTGGACGTCGAGGAGCGCATGTACGCCGCGGGCCGCATCCCCGGCTCGTTCTTCCGCCGCGAGGGTCGCCCCTCGACGGACGCGATCCTCGCGTGCCGCCTCATCGACCGCCCGCTGCGCCCGCTGTTCGTCAAGGGCCTGCGCAACGAGGTCCAGGTCGTCATCACGGTCCTCGCGCTCCACCCGGACGACGCGTACGACACGCTCGCGATCAACGCCGCCTCGGCGTCGACGCAGATCTCCGGCCTGCCCTTCTCCGGCCCGGTCGGCGCGGTCCGCATCGCGCTCGTCGACGGCCAGTGGGTCGCGTTCCCCAAGTACTCCGACAAGGAGCGCGCGGTCTTCGACATGGTCGTGGCCGGGCGCGTCGTCGGTGACGACGTCGCGATCGCGATGATCGAGGCCGAGGCCACCGACGGTGCCTGGGGCCTCGTCAAGGACGAGGGCGTCGGCGCGCCGACCGAGGAGGTCGTCGCCGAGGGCATCGAGGCGGCCAAGCCGTTCATCAAGGCGCTGTGCGACGCGCAGTCGGCGCTCGCCGCCCAGGCCGCGAAGCCGGTCAAGGAGTACCCGGTCTTCCTGGACTACCAGGACGACGCGTTCGCCGCGGTCGAGGCCGAGGTCTCCACCGACCTGCGCGCGGCGCTCGCCATCGCGGACAAGCAGGACCGCGAGAACCGTCTCGACGAGATCAAGAACGAGATGGTCGGCAAGCTCCAGGCCGGGTTCGACGGCCGCGAGAAGGAGCTCTCCGCCGCGTACCGCTCGCTCCAGAAGAAGCTCGTGCGCCAGCGCGTCCTCACCGAGGGCGTGCGTATCGACGGCCGTGGGCTCGCGGACATCCGCACGCTCTCGGCCGAGGTCGAGGTGCTCCCGCGCGTGCACGGCTCCGCGCTCTTCGAGCGTGGCGAGACCCAGATCATGGGCGTCACCACGCTGAACATGCTCCGCATGGAGCAGCAGATCGACTCGCTCGGTCCGGAGACGCGCAAGCGCTACATGCACAACTACAACTTCCCGCCCTACTCGACCGGTGAGACCGGCCGCGTGGGCAGCCCGAAGCGCCGCGAGATCGGCCACGGTGCGCTCGCGGAGCGCGCGCTCGTGCCGGTGCTCCCGAGCCGCGAGGAGTTCCCGTACGCGATCCGTCAGGTGTCCGAGGCCCTCGGCTCCAACGGCTCGACGTCCATGGGCTCCGTGTGCGCCTCGACGCTCTCGCTCCTCAACGCCGGCGTGCCGCTGCGCGCCCCCGTCGCGGGCATCGCGATGGGCCTCATCTCCGACACCGTGGACGGTGAGACGCGCTACGCCGCGCTCACCGACATCCTCGGTGCCGAGGACGCGTTCGGCGACATGGACTTCAAGGTCGCCGGTACCCGCGAGTTCGTCACGGCCATCCAGCTCGACACCAAGCTCGACGGCATCCCCGCCTCGGTGCTCGCCGGTGCGCTGACCCAGGCGCGCGACGCGCGCCTGACGATCCTCGACGTGCTCGCCGAGGCCATCGACGTGCCCGACGAGATGTCCCCGAACGCCCCGCGCGTCATCTCCGTGAAGGTGCCGGTCGACAAGATCGGCGAGGTCATCGGCCCCAAGGGCAAGATGATCAACCAGATCCAGGAGGAGACGGGCGCGGACATCTCCATCGAGGACGACGGCACCGTGTACATCGGCGCCACCGACGGCCCGTCGGCCGAGGCCGCCCGCGCGGCGATCAACGCGATCGCCAACCCGCACGTCCCGGAGATCGGCGAGCGCTTCGTCGGCACGGTCGTCAAGACGACGTCGTTCGGCGCGTTCATCTCGCTCTCCCCGGGCAAGGACGGTCTGCTGCACATCAGCCAGATCCGCAAGCTCGTGGGCGGCAAGCGCGTCGAGAACGTCGAGGACGTGCTGTCCATCGGCCAGAAGGTTCAGGTCGAGATCGGCGAGATCGACCCGCGCGGCAAGCTCTCGCTGCACGCCGTGGTCGAGGAGGAGGCTCCGGCCGACGCTCCCGCGACCGAGGGCGCGGACGCCTGA
- a CDS encoding ABC transporter ATP-binding protein gives MAAQAPVLEARALRVGYADVAVCAPVDLTVRPGELVVVIGANGSGKSTLLRTVLGLQPPLGGTVRAFGRDVDERERGFRARVAGVLDDDAFFPALTVREHLVLVARGHGVVGAGAAVDELLDRFGIAEQGRSLPSALSSGQRRRFLLASGLVRPRELLVLDEPEQRLDPGMRERLAGLLVDDARSGVAVVLATHDPELVARTGARGLLVGDGACVALDPADTHDALLAVR, from the coding sequence GTGGCGGCCCAGGCACCCGTGCTCGAGGCGCGCGCGCTCCGTGTCGGATACGCCGACGTGGCCGTGTGCGCGCCCGTCGACCTCACCGTGCGCCCCGGGGAGCTGGTCGTCGTCATCGGCGCGAACGGCAGCGGGAAGTCGACGCTCCTGCGCACCGTGCTCGGTCTGCAGCCCCCGCTCGGCGGCACCGTCCGTGCCTTCGGCCGCGACGTGGACGAGCGCGAGCGCGGCTTCCGCGCCCGGGTCGCGGGCGTGCTCGACGACGACGCGTTCTTCCCGGCGCTCACCGTGCGCGAGCACCTCGTCCTCGTCGCGCGCGGGCACGGGGTGGTCGGCGCGGGCGCGGCGGTGGACGAGCTCCTGGACCGGTTCGGGATCGCGGAGCAGGGGAGGTCGCTGCCCTCGGCGCTGTCCTCGGGCCAGCGCCGTCGCTTCCTGCTCGCCTCGGGTCTCGTGCGGCCCCGCGAGCTGCTCGTGCTCGACGAGCCCGAGCAGCGCCTCGACCCCGGGATGCGGGAGCGTCTCGCCGGGCTGCTGGTCGACGACGCGCGCAGCGGCGTCGCGGTCGTCCTCGCCACGCACGACCCGGAGCTCGTCGCGCGGACGGGCGCGCGCGGCCTGCTGGTCGGTGACGGCGCGTGCGTCGCGCTCGACCCGGCGGACACCCACGACGCGCTCCTGGCGGTGCGCTGA
- a CDS encoding DUF6297 family protein, translating to MTDPDGPPAATHPVEPGTQTVGALRTDPDELLTGRELRRLTARAAAARADAGPGEIVVDVAYAVVSVALATGWVVGLASMLRSTLDPGATAGTPVLGPGAVQALGASALLAFLTGTAVRLGPVGAGSGGVRWWVPTPADRRGLVSPSFVRAVLLGGVLGAVGTAAVSVAAGLDVAPALRAALTGGALGLLLVAVAGLVQPSPRASGALARASDVAVAAVPVAGLALVVAGRSGLPALAAPPLVALGLLAVAAVLVLRWWRDLESLGATVLRAQSSVADQVGGAVLSFDTRDLGRALRRAGAARVRVRRPHRFRAVRGAFGAVVAADLVLLGRSPSALAQLVGLGALTVVAQQVPGLGSGFGLFAVLVAVGLGAAVLGAEGARTAEMAPVVDTLVPLAARWTRLARAVVPTLTAAVCLLAGSAPLVVASGDARWAALATLTAVVQGAAAVRSAYREPPNWGGPLLATPAGGVPTGAAAVLRKGPDVAVLGAVPLGVALLVGTAGWGAVLAQALVAVVALAVATHVRAAR from the coding sequence GTGACGGACCCCGACGGGCCACCGGCGGCGACGCACCCCGTGGAACCGGGCACCCAGACGGTCGGTGCCCTGCGGACGGACCCCGACGAGCTCCTCACCGGGCGCGAGCTGCGACGTCTCACCGCGCGTGCCGCGGCCGCGCGAGCCGACGCCGGCCCGGGGGAGATCGTGGTGGACGTCGCCTACGCGGTCGTGTCCGTCGCGCTCGCCACCGGCTGGGTCGTCGGGCTCGCCTCGATGCTGCGCTCGACCCTCGACCCCGGCGCGACGGCCGGGACGCCGGTGCTCGGGCCGGGCGCGGTCCAGGCGCTCGGGGCCTCCGCACTGCTCGCCTTCCTCACCGGCACGGCCGTGCGCCTCGGCCCCGTGGGTGCGGGGAGCGGCGGGGTGCGCTGGTGGGTCCCGACGCCCGCGGACCGGCGCGGGCTGGTCTCGCCGTCGTTCGTCCGGGCCGTGCTGCTGGGTGGCGTCCTGGGCGCGGTCGGCACCGCCGCGGTGTCCGTCGCCGCGGGGCTCGACGTCGCTCCCGCGCTGCGCGCCGCGCTCACGGGCGGCGCGCTCGGCCTCCTGCTCGTGGCGGTCGCGGGTCTCGTGCAGCCGTCCCCGCGCGCGTCCGGCGCCCTCGCTCGCGCGAGCGACGTGGCCGTCGCGGCCGTGCCGGTCGCGGGCCTCGCCCTCGTCGTCGCGGGACGCTCCGGGCTGCCCGCTCTCGCCGCTCCACCGCTGGTCGCGCTCGGGCTCCTCGCGGTGGCCGCGGTGCTCGTGCTCCGCTGGTGGCGGGACCTGGAGTCGCTCGGCGCGACGGTCCTGCGCGCGCAGAGCTCCGTCGCGGACCAGGTGGGCGGCGCGGTGCTCTCGTTCGACACGCGCGACCTCGGCCGCGCGCTGCGCCGCGCCGGGGCGGCGCGGGTGCGCGTGCGACGACCGCACCGGTTCCGCGCGGTGCGCGGGGCGTTCGGCGCGGTCGTCGCGGCCGACCTCGTGCTCCTCGGGCGCAGCCCGTCCGCCCTCGCGCAGCTCGTCGGGCTCGGGGCGCTGACGGTCGTCGCGCAGCAGGTCCCCGGCCTCGGGTCCGGGTTCGGTCTCTTCGCCGTGCTGGTCGCGGTGGGGCTCGGCGCGGCCGTGCTCGGGGCGGAGGGCGCGCGCACCGCGGAGATGGCGCCCGTCGTCGACACCCTCGTGCCGCTCGCCGCGCGCTGGACCCGGCTCGCGCGCGCCGTCGTCCCGACGCTCACGGCGGCCGTGTGCCTCCTCGCCGGGTCGGCGCCGCTCGTCGTCGCGTCGGGCGACGCGCGCTGGGCGGCGCTCGCGACGCTCACGGCCGTCGTGCAGGGAGCCGCCGCCGTGCGCAGCGCCTACCGCGAGCCGCCGAACTGGGGCGGCCCGCTCCTCGCGACCCCCGCGGGCGGCGTGCCCACGGGGGCTGCCGCCGTGCTGCGCAAGGGCCCGGACGTCGCGGTCCTCGGCGCCGTCCCCCTCGGTGTCGCGCTGCTCGTGGGCACCGCGGGCTGGGGAGCCGTCCTCGCCCAGGCGCTCGTGGCCGTGGTGGCGCTCGCGGTCGCGACCCACGTGCGCGCGGCACGCTGA
- a CDS encoding ABC transporter ATP-binding protein: MLDRIRLAYPDGDGVLVAVDDVSLTVPSGTTTALLGPSGAGKSSLLAVAATLTPPTSGVVRVGEDVVAAPLSGPGAPATGRGARRRARRAADRAAALRRERIGIVFQQPQLVASLTVLEQLELMSHLRGRPAASRRAHALALLDAVGVADRADRRPEHLSGGQRQRVAIARALMNDPEVLLVDEPTSALDHERGVQVVELVVRLARELDAATLLVTHDEATLDPVDARVHMADGRLVAAPAPARV; the protein is encoded by the coding sequence ATGCTCGACCGCATCCGCCTCGCCTACCCCGACGGCGACGGCGTCCTCGTCGCCGTGGACGACGTCTCGCTCACCGTGCCCTCGGGCACCACGACGGCGCTCCTCGGCCCGTCCGGAGCCGGCAAGTCCAGCCTGCTCGCCGTCGCCGCGACCCTCACCCCGCCCACGTCGGGAGTCGTGCGGGTCGGCGAGGACGTCGTCGCCGCGCCGCTCTCCGGACCCGGCGCCCCGGCGACGGGTCGCGGGGCCCGCCGTCGGGCGCGACGGGCGGCCGACCGGGCGGCCGCCCTGCGCCGCGAGCGCATCGGGATCGTGTTCCAGCAGCCGCAGCTCGTGGCCTCCCTCACCGTGCTGGAGCAGCTCGAGCTCATGAGCCACCTGCGGGGCCGACCCGCGGCGTCGCGCCGCGCGCACGCGCTCGCCCTGCTCGACGCGGTCGGGGTCGCCGACCGCGCGGACCGCCGCCCGGAGCACCTCTCGGGCGGTCAGCGCCAGCGGGTCGCGATCGCGCGCGCGCTCATGAACGACCCCGAGGTGCTCCTCGTCGACGAGCCCACCTCCGCGCTCGACCACGAGCGCGGCGTGCAGGTCGTCGAGCTCGTGGTGCGGCTCGCGCGCGAGCTCGACGCCGCGACGCTGCTCGTCACGCACGACGAGGCGACGCTCGACCCCGTCGACGCGCGCGTGCACATGGCGGACGGGCGCCTCGTCGCGGCCCCGGCACCCGCCCGGGTCTGA